In one window of Deltaproteobacteria bacterium DNA:
- a CDS encoding TlpA family protein disulfide reductase — translation MKAAKGEKHAFHGQGAKVKIFQISRIMHHASRITVLFLLTAYCSLLTVLTACTSQTGKEGSAKLLDIGSPAPDFSLKLFNGKEIKLSDFKGSPVVLNFWASWCGPCRKEAPELESAYKKYKDKGVVFLGIAVQDKKEKSLGYIKEFGITFLNGADDTGKIAEDYKIYGIPKTFVIDKQGKITFDRMGGITEDELSKEIEKVM, via the coding sequence ATGAAAGCAGCAAAGGGTGAAAAGCATGCTTTTCACGGGCAAGGGGCAAAGGTCAAAATATTCCAGATTTCACGCATTATGCATCACGCATCACGCATCACGGTTTTATTTCTGCTCACTGCTTACTGCTCACTGCTCACTGTCCTTACTGCCTGCACATCGCAAACAGGCAAAGAGGGCAGCGCTAAACTCCTTGATATAGGCAGTCCTGCCCCTGATTTTTCACTAAAACTTTTTAACGGCAAAGAAATTAAACTAAGCGATTTTAAAGGCAGTCCTGTTGTTTTGAACTTCTGGGCATCGTGGTGCGGGCCATGCAGAAAAGAGGCACCTGAACTTGAGAGTGCCTATAAAAAATACAAGGACAAAGGTGTAGTATTTCTAGGTATAGCAGTTCAGGATAAAAAAGAAAAATCCCTTGGATATATAAAAGAGTTTGGCATAACCTTTTTAAACGGCGCTGATGATACAGGCAAGATTGCAGAGGACTATAAAATCTACGGCATACCAAAGACATTTGTAATTGACAAACAAGGCAAAATAACCTTTGACAGAATGGGAGGCATTACAGAAGACGAACTGTCAAAAGAGATAGAGAAGGTGATGTAA